In Microbulbifer salipaludis, a genomic segment contains:
- a CDS encoding DUF3549 family protein, with the protein MSNTLTDLISSAAFNLRWFDVGRRVQPVSRKTAEAFEAGTAPWPYPYLRQAWCGLLLWPTDPAGGDPVVWFLQLPLDEQGKLLLPIRDRFLKQLHGALYPEGNGSNGQQDPGKHLQQALENSGLVFTPAAEKRAVFHAKAAKLLHRPASDHYPAARAYAKDPASFPWDQLALQGIADLAVRWEEEREALAANLSRFATPALVPLCQCLESEAIDHRLAEPLIHRAQQTLADSEPDLNLIIGVIRGVSHSVAGGMRQQWLLQVLQGKVGRQGEVLAAIGSRCSDDLQVPELAQLWLENLSDSQPQQTFNLLLTDLLFLPQLRNILLGVLRNPERKECVARAFGEFLAPSGN; encoded by the coding sequence ATGTCGAATACCCTCACCGATCTGATCTCCTCCGCAGCATTCAACCTGCGGTGGTTTGATGTGGGCCGCCGCGTGCAGCCAGTCAGCCGGAAAACTGCAGAAGCGTTCGAGGCAGGCACCGCGCCCTGGCCATACCCGTACCTGCGCCAGGCCTGGTGCGGCCTGTTACTGTGGCCAACAGATCCTGCCGGCGGCGACCCGGTGGTGTGGTTCCTGCAGTTGCCGCTCGACGAACAGGGCAAGCTCCTGCTGCCGATCCGCGACCGCTTCCTGAAACAGCTGCACGGGGCGCTCTACCCTGAGGGAAACGGCAGTAACGGGCAGCAGGACCCGGGGAAACACCTGCAGCAGGCGCTGGAGAACAGCGGGCTGGTGTTTACCCCTGCGGCAGAAAAGCGCGCTGTGTTCCATGCGAAGGCCGCGAAACTGCTGCATCGCCCGGCCAGCGACCACTACCCGGCCGCACGCGCCTACGCAAAAGATCCGGCCTCATTCCCATGGGACCAGCTGGCCCTGCAGGGTATCGCGGACCTCGCGGTGCGCTGGGAAGAAGAGCGGGAGGCACTGGCGGCGAACCTGTCTCGTTTCGCCACCCCCGCACTGGTTCCCCTGTGCCAGTGCCTGGAGAGCGAGGCAATTGATCACAGGCTCGCAGAGCCGCTGATTCACCGCGCACAACAGACCCTGGCAGACAGTGAGCCCGACCTGAATCTGATCATCGGCGTAATCCGCGGCGTATCCCACAGCGTTGCCGGGGGCATGCGCCAGCAGTGGTTGCTGCAGGTGTTGCAGGGTAAGGTTGGGCGCCAGGGCGAGGTACTGGCCGCAATTGGCAGCCGCTGCAGTGACGATCTTCAGGTGCCGGAGCTTGCACAGCTGTGGCTGGAAAACCTGAGTGACAGCCAGCCCCAGCAAACCTTTAACTTGCTGCTCACCGACCTGCTGTTTCTTCCACAATTGCGCAACATCCTGCTCGGCGTGCTGAGAAACCCGGAACGCAAAGAGTGCGTGGCGCGCGCATTTGGTGAATTTCTGGCTCCCAGCGGAAATTGA
- a CDS encoding 1-acyl-sn-glycerol-3-phosphate acyltransferase has translation MNVRNLDTSQFDEIRPYRDDEVRPALRRLVEDPEMSRVVAHFLLPGMASKLERPLAWLVRQLVRFEFRKAHNVRGVQDVIAKYLEKAVNRTSCGLSISGLDTLPKDRACLFVSNHRDIAMDPALAILAMYKEGHETSRIAIGDNLLSKQFATDIMKLNKCFVVKRSSGSRREKLMAATTLSRYIHHSIVNENEHVWIAQRAGRAKDGRDRTNPALAAMFGMAKPKEQSFAEFWRELHIVPLAISYEWDPCDRHKARELYITEHQDEYQKKAHEDLGSIAKGVVGQKGHIHAAFGTPIEKDFSDVSALADEIDRQIIGNYVLHPTNLIAYQMIYGEAPNLPVGYPPKPWHPDEHQEIREQFEARMARIDERWRDKAIQGYANPVVSRLAYES, from the coding sequence ATGAATGTGAGAAATCTGGATACGAGTCAATTCGATGAGATCCGCCCGTACCGGGACGATGAGGTGCGCCCGGCGCTGCGCCGTCTGGTAGAAGACCCGGAGATGTCCCGGGTGGTGGCCCACTTCCTGTTACCCGGCATGGCGAGCAAGCTGGAGCGGCCGCTGGCGTGGCTGGTGCGTCAGCTTGTGCGCTTTGAATTCCGCAAGGCGCACAATGTGCGCGGTGTGCAGGATGTGATCGCCAAGTACCTGGAGAAAGCCGTGAACCGCACCAGTTGCGGCCTGAGCATCTCCGGTCTCGATACCCTGCCAAAAGACCGGGCCTGCCTGTTTGTGAGCAATCACCGGGATATCGCCATGGACCCGGCGCTGGCGATCCTCGCCATGTATAAAGAAGGGCATGAGACATCCCGTATCGCTATCGGCGACAACCTGCTGTCCAAGCAGTTTGCCACCGACATTATGAAGCTGAACAAGTGCTTTGTGGTGAAGCGCAGCTCTGGCAGCCGCCGTGAGAAGCTAATGGCGGCGACCACTCTTTCCCGTTATATCCACCATTCCATCGTCAATGAGAACGAGCATGTGTGGATTGCCCAGCGCGCCGGCCGCGCCAAAGACGGTCGCGATCGTACCAACCCTGCACTGGCAGCCATGTTTGGTATGGCCAAGCCCAAGGAGCAGTCGTTTGCGGAGTTCTGGCGCGAGCTGCACATAGTGCCGCTGGCGATTTCCTACGAGTGGGACCCCTGTGACCGTCACAAGGCGCGCGAGCTGTATATCACCGAACACCAGGATGAGTATCAGAAGAAAGCACACGAGGACCTGGGCAGTATCGCCAAGGGCGTCGTGGGCCAGAAGGGGCACATTCACGCGGCCTTCGGCACGCCCATTGAGAAGGATTTCAGCGATGTCAGCGCATTGGCCGATGAGATTGACCGCCAGATTATCGGCAACTATGTGCTGCATCCCACCAACCTGATCGCCTACCAGATGATCTACGGGGAGGCCCCGAACCTGCCGGTAGGCTATCCGCCCAAGCCCTGGCACCCGGACGAGCACCAGGAAATCCGAGAACAGTTCGAGGCCCGCATGGCCAGGATTGACGAGCGCTGGCGGGACAAGGCTATCCAGGGTTATGCCAACCCTGTGGTATCGCGCCTGGCCTACGAATCTTAG
- the dinG gene encoding ATP-dependent DNA helicase DinG — MLNEKDKESIQKAYRQFLNGRELKARYGQKLMIAAIARSLGGIERNGAGERDHGKTDGQHICVVEAGTGTGKTVSYLLAAIPLAIAHDKTLVVSTATVALQEQIINKDLPELIRHSGLKFEVALAKGRGRYLCLSKLDQLLTELTSSGVGASMALYEDEKPQVDEVGVKLYREMADQLSTGKWDGDRDNWKDTIEGEDWSRVTTDHRQCSGRRCPHVSSCSFFRARESLGKSRVIVANHDLLLADLALGGGAILPAPEDSIYVLDEAHHLPDKALNHFAHHSRVGATTGWLDQANKNLSQLLGEIGDGGELDRAGEDLPALFTSAKQKLEMAWPLLEDLCEFDEDRRGGGSGPGRSARHRFEGGVVPEPLMQLADQLREDFDEMEALLGKMVQVAQRMMEDAHSPVPIVDLERWYPVLGGWHGRAEANLELWANYSRADEGSVPQARWVTLVDWGGSFDFEVCSSPILAGKTLEYSLWRRCYGAVLTSATLTALGRFDRLKLRAGTPDNASYEVVPSPFDFSRAELRVPKDAVEANNADLHTDAVIEALPGLLSDEGVGGGSGGALVLFASRRQMETVYESLPGTWRNRILMQGQQSRQQLLDSHKKSVDSGGHSVLFGLASFAEGLDLPGDYCRHVIIAKLPFAVPDDPIEAALAEWIEAKGGNPFMQITVPDAALKLVQACGRLLRTEQDSGVITLLDRRIVTKRYGRAMLDSLPPFRRLIN, encoded by the coding sequence GTGCTCAACGAAAAAGACAAAGAATCCATACAGAAAGCCTATCGCCAGTTTCTCAACGGCCGTGAACTGAAAGCGCGTTACGGCCAGAAACTGATGATTGCCGCCATTGCCCGGTCTTTGGGTGGTATCGAGCGCAATGGCGCCGGCGAGCGGGATCACGGTAAAACCGATGGGCAACACATCTGCGTGGTCGAGGCGGGCACCGGTACCGGTAAAACCGTCTCCTACCTGCTCGCCGCCATCCCCCTGGCCATCGCCCACGACAAGACCCTGGTGGTCTCCACGGCCACGGTGGCTTTGCAGGAACAGATCATCAACAAGGACCTGCCCGAGCTGATCCGCCACTCGGGCCTCAAATTCGAGGTTGCCCTCGCCAAAGGGCGCGGTCGCTACCTCTGCCTGTCCAAGCTCGATCAACTTCTCACTGAACTGACCTCCAGCGGCGTGGGCGCCTCCATGGCGCTGTACGAGGACGAAAAGCCCCAGGTGGACGAGGTGGGGGTCAAGCTGTACCGGGAAATGGCCGACCAGCTCTCCACCGGCAAATGGGACGGCGACCGCGATAACTGGAAGGACACCATCGAAGGCGAAGACTGGAGCCGCGTGACCACCGATCACCGCCAGTGCAGCGGCCGCCGTTGTCCCCATGTCAGTAGCTGCAGCTTTTTCCGTGCCCGCGAGAGCTTGGGGAAAAGCCGGGTGATCGTGGCCAACCACGATCTGCTGCTGGCAGACCTGGCCCTCGGCGGCGGGGCGATCCTGCCGGCACCGGAAGATTCCATTTATGTGCTGGACGAGGCACACCACCTGCCGGACAAGGCACTGAATCACTTTGCGCATCACAGTCGCGTGGGCGCCACCACCGGCTGGCTGGATCAGGCCAACAAGAACCTGAGCCAGTTGCTGGGCGAGATTGGTGACGGTGGCGAGCTGGATCGGGCGGGTGAAGATCTGCCCGCGCTGTTTACGTCGGCCAAGCAGAAGCTGGAAATGGCCTGGCCGCTGCTGGAAGACCTGTGTGAATTTGATGAAGACCGCCGCGGCGGTGGCTCCGGCCCCGGACGCAGTGCGCGCCACCGCTTTGAAGGCGGTGTGGTGCCGGAACCTCTGATGCAGCTGGCAGACCAGCTGCGGGAAGACTTCGACGAGATGGAAGCGTTGCTGGGCAAAATGGTGCAGGTGGCCCAGCGCATGATGGAAGACGCCCACAGCCCGGTGCCGATTGTGGATCTGGAACGCTGGTATCCGGTGCTGGGCGGCTGGCATGGCCGTGCCGAGGCGAACCTGGAACTCTGGGCCAATTACTCCCGCGCCGATGAGGGCAGTGTGCCCCAGGCGCGCTGGGTCACACTGGTGGACTGGGGTGGCTCGTTTGATTTCGAGGTATGCAGCTCACCGATCCTGGCAGGCAAGACCCTGGAATACAGTTTGTGGCGGCGCTGTTACGGCGCGGTGCTGACGTCGGCCACACTGACAGCGCTGGGCCGTTTCGACCGTCTTAAATTGCGTGCCGGGACCCCGGATAACGCCAGTTACGAAGTTGTGCCCAGCCCGTTTGATTTTTCTCGCGCGGAGCTGCGGGTGCCGAAAGATGCGGTGGAAGCCAACAATGCGGACCTGCATACCGACGCGGTGATTGAAGCGCTGCCCGGTTTGCTCAGTGACGAAGGTGTCGGTGGCGGCAGCGGCGGCGCCCTGGTGCTGTTTGCATCGCGCCGGCAGATGGAAACCGTGTACGAGTCGCTGCCCGGCACCTGGCGTAACCGTATCCTGATGCAGGGGCAGCAGTCCCGCCAGCAGTTACTGGACAGTCACAAGAAAAGCGTGGATAGCGGCGGCCACAGTGTGCTGTTCGGCCTGGCCAGCTTTGCCGAGGGGTTGGACTTGCCCGGCGACTACTGTCGCCATGTGATTATCGCCAAATTACCCTTTGCGGTGCCGGATGATCCCATCGAGGCCGCGCTGGCCGAGTGGATCGAGGCCAAGGGGGGCAACCCCTTTATGCAGATAACAGTGCCCGATGCGGCGCTGAAGCTGGTGCAGGCCTGCGGCCGCCTGTTGCGCACGGAGCAGGACAGCGGCGTCATTACACTGCTGGACCGGCGCATCGTCACCAAACGCTATGGCCGTGCCATGCTCGATTCCCTGCCGCCATTCCGGCGCCTGATCAACTGA
- a CDS encoding YqcC family protein, with protein MKSIYLDIATLLLELEAELRSLELWEAEPPAPEALASTQPFCVDTLTLPQWLQFVFLPRMSQMVELEHPLPQNCGIAPMAEEYFRGSSLLAAGLTRKLAELDERLERG; from the coding sequence ATGAAGTCGATTTACCTGGATATCGCCACCCTTCTGCTGGAGCTGGAAGCCGAGCTGCGCAGCCTCGAGCTGTGGGAGGCGGAGCCGCCGGCGCCGGAGGCGCTGGCGAGCACCCAGCCGTTTTGTGTGGACACTTTGACCCTGCCCCAGTGGCTGCAGTTTGTGTTCCTGCCGCGCATGAGCCAGATGGTGGAGCTGGAGCATCCGTTGCCGCAGAACTGCGGCATCGCGCCCATGGCGGAAGAGTATTTCCGCGGAAGTTCTTTGTTGGCGGCCGGGCTGACGCGCAAATTAGCTGAGCTCGACGAGCGCCTGGAGCGAGGGTAG
- the nhaC gene encoding Na+/H+ antiporter NhaC, whose translation MSQTSPGNASESQPQDSQYSHHTPSLLDALIPLLILIALLSLSVYFFGADSSYGPNQIALLLCAGVAALMGMKNGFTWKEMEGGMLHGMSLVFGAILILLAVGALIGSWILAGTVPSMIYYGVQMLSPQWFYAASCIICAIVGLSIGSSWTTAGTLGVALMGIAAALGLNPAITAGAVISGAYFGDKMSPLSDTTNVAAAVTSNDLFLHIRHMLWTTIPAFTIALVVFATIGLTANTDHASADDIQKLLGSLQEEFSISIVSMLPLALLLFMAWRKIPAYPTLIIGALVGCLIAMIFEPNATRQLAGGEGPLSLLKGAWHSLFDGYKSTSSNEAVAALLSKGGMSSMLNTIWLIISAMGFGGVMERAGFLERIVNWALSGVKTVGGLITSTVLTCFGMNAAAGDQYMAIIIPGRMFREAFESKGLHGLNLSRTLEDSGTITSVLIPWNTCGAYMSATLGIATFTYAPFALFNIICPLLAIAYGWLHFKQMPLGTQQALPDAEKA comes from the coding sequence TTGAGCCAGACCAGTCCCGGCAATGCCAGTGAGTCCCAGCCGCAGGATTCGCAGTACTCGCACCACACCCCCAGCCTGCTGGATGCACTGATCCCCCTGCTGATACTCATCGCACTACTATCCCTCTCCGTCTACTTCTTCGGCGCCGACTCCTCCTACGGCCCCAACCAGATCGCGCTGCTGCTGTGCGCCGGGGTTGCCGCCCTGATGGGCATGAAGAACGGCTTTACCTGGAAAGAGATGGAAGGCGGCATGCTGCATGGCATGAGCCTGGTGTTTGGTGCCATTTTGATTCTGCTGGCGGTGGGCGCGCTGATCGGCAGCTGGATCCTCGCTGGCACCGTGCCTTCAATGATCTATTACGGGGTGCAAATGCTGTCACCCCAGTGGTTCTACGCCGCCAGCTGTATCATCTGCGCCATTGTCGGGCTCAGCATCGGCTCCAGCTGGACCACCGCGGGCACCCTCGGTGTGGCACTGATGGGTATCGCGGCCGCACTGGGCCTCAACCCCGCCATCACCGCCGGTGCGGTCATTTCCGGCGCCTACTTTGGTGACAAGATGTCGCCCCTGTCCGATACCACCAACGTCGCGGCGGCGGTCACCTCCAACGACCTGTTCCTGCATATCCGCCACATGCTGTGGACCACCATCCCGGCATTCACCATCGCGCTGGTAGTCTTTGCCACCATCGGCCTCACCGCCAACACCGACCACGCCTCGGCGGACGATATCCAGAAACTGCTCGGCTCCCTGCAGGAGGAGTTCAGCATCTCCATCGTCAGTATGCTGCCGCTGGCACTGCTGCTGTTTATGGCGTGGAGAAAAATCCCCGCGTATCCCACGCTGATTATCGGCGCGCTGGTGGGCTGTCTGATCGCCATGATCTTCGAGCCCAATGCCACCCGTCAGCTGGCCGGCGGCGAAGGCCCCCTGAGCCTGCTCAAGGGGGCGTGGCACAGCCTGTTTGACGGCTACAAATCCACATCCAGCAACGAAGCCGTTGCCGCCCTGCTCTCCAAGGGAGGTATGAGCAGCATGCTGAACACCATCTGGCTGATCATTTCCGCGATGGGCTTTGGTGGTGTGATGGAGCGTGCCGGCTTCCTGGAGCGCATCGTGAACTGGGCGCTCTCCGGAGTGAAGACTGTGGGCGGCCTGATCACTTCAACGGTTCTTACCTGTTTCGGCATGAACGCCGCGGCGGGCGACCAGTACATGGCGATCATCATCCCCGGCCGCATGTTCCGCGAGGCCTTTGAAAGCAAGGGCCTGCACGGGCTGAACCTGTCGCGCACGCTGGAAGACTCCGGCACCATCACCTCGGTGCTCATTCCCTGGAATACCTGTGGTGCCTACATGAGTGCCACCCTGGGAATCGCCACATTTACCTATGCGCCCTTTGCCCTGTTCAACATCATCTGCCCGCTGCTGGCCATCGCCTACGGCTGGCTGCACTTCAAGCAGATGCCACTGGGCACCCAGCAAGCCCTGCCGGATGCAGAAAAGGCCTAA